In a genomic window of Zingiber officinale cultivar Zhangliang chromosome 9B, Zo_v1.1, whole genome shotgun sequence:
- the LOC122025570 gene encoding vacuolar protein 8-like has protein sequence MTSDMVQEEVEESATVLEQPQEISLRRDLVDLVNLLISSTYILRCFQSKWQLIRLKLEHLSSSLAAADHSSNSPRILDLLQSVAATVGEAQRLVVRCADESYSGGKLLLRSDLDVVAAKLDLHLKRLEEVYASGILTIGRAIVLSRPDAGASRDDIRFYVKDLVSRLKIGDVEMRLRALSALNEVLREDDRYARILSVEVADGVASLVTLLEYCGRGDIQEEAAEAVAAVARFDSHKAALVTAGAVAPLIRLLETSGIRMVAKERAASALKMLTENSDNAWSVSAHGGVPALLSICSDESSTSELVRYACGVLRSISGVEEIKRYMVEQGAVAAFIKLTGASDEVAQVQGIELLLAVACHGEQSTSARDGVLGALVRVLDAGSPKAKEVSLRAIENLCITSPSVAVADHLVVSGFLDRALILLRGGEVSVQEAALKAVSRLGSASEAVKRAMGDAGFIPELVRLLEARSFQVREMAAEALAGVLSVHKNRKRFVKEEENLNRLLRLLNPEEKSATKRFLVAALVTLTDHGTTVRRRIAASGCVEHLEKLAETDVAEAKKLIKKLSSANRFTAIFAGIWSS, from the coding sequence ATGACGTCCGACATGGTGCAGGAGGAAGTCGAAGAATCGGCCACTGTTCTTGAGCAACCTCAAGAAATTAGCCTTCGCAGGGACTTAGTTGATCTCGTCAATCTCCTCATCTCCTCCACCTACATTCTCCGGTGCTTCCAGTCCAAATGGCAACTCATTCGCCTCAAGCTCGAGCATCTCAGCTCCTCCCTCGCCGCCGCCGACCACTCTTCGAACAGCCCCCGGATTCTGGACCTGCTGCAGTCGGTAGCTGCAACTGTGGGCGAGGCGCAGCGGTTGGTTGTCCGTTGCGCCGACGAGTCTTACAGCGGGGGGAAGCTTCTGCTCCGGAGCGACCTCGACGTGGTCGCTGCTAAGTTGGACCTCCACCTGAAGCGCCTCGAGGAGGTCTACGCCTCTGGGATTTTGACGATCGGCCGAGCCATCGTCCTGTCGCGGCCGGACGCCGGCGCCAGCCGCGACGACATCCGGTTTTACGTGAAGGATCTTGTGTCCAGGCTCAAGATTGGGGATGTGGAGATGCGGCTGCGGGCGTTGAGCGCGCTCAATGAAGTTCTTCGCGAGGACGACAGGTACGCTAGAATTCTGTCCGTGGAGGTCGCCGACGGCGTGGCTTCCCTGGTCACCCTGCTCGAGTACTGCGGGAGAGGCGACATACAAGAGGAGGCTGCCGAGGCGGTCGCTGCCGTGGCTCGCTTCGACTCGCACAAGGCTGCACTCGTCACGGCCGGAGCCGTCGCGCCGCTGATCCGCCTGTTGGAGACGTCGGGAATAAGAATGGTCGCTAAGGAGCGAGCGGCGAGCGCGCTGAAGATGCTGACGGAAAATTCCGACAACGCGTGGTCGGTCTCGGCCCACGGCGGCGTGCCGGCTCTCCTCAGCATCTGCAGCGACGAGTCAAGTACCAGCGAGCTGGTGCGTTATGCCTGCGGCGTGCTGCGAAGCATCAGCGGCGTGGAGGAGATCAAGCGGTACATGGTGGAGCAGGGCGCCGTGGCGGCCTTCATAAAGCTTACCGGGGCGAGTGACGAAGTGGCGCAAGTGCAAGGCATTGAGCTTTTGCTCGCCGTCGCCTGCCACGGCGAGCAGAGCACGTCGGCCAGAGATGGCGTGCTCGGGGCGCTGGTTCGGGTTCTCGACGCCGGCTCACCCAAGGCGAAGGAGGTGTCGCTGCGGGCGATTGAGAACCTCTGCATCACCTCGCCGAGCGTAGCGGTGGCAGACCACCTGGTTGTCTCAGGCTTCCTCGACCGCGCTCTGATCTTACTGCGGGGCGGCGAGGTCAGCGTTCAGGAGGCGGCACTGAAGGCCGTGTCGCGCCTGGGGAGCGCGTCGGAGGCAGTGAAGCGGGCGATGGGGGACGCGGGATTCATCCCGGAGCTAGTGCGACTCCTCGAGGCGCGGTCGTTTCAAGTGCGCGAGATGGCGGCGGAGGCCCTCGCCGGCGTACTGTCGGTCCATAAGAACCGGAAACGTTTTgtgaaagaggaagagaacctgaACAGGCTGCTCCGGCTGCTGAACCCGGAGGAAAAGTCGGCCACCAAACGGTTCCTGGTGGCGGCGCTCGTGACGCTAACCGATCACGGCACCACCGTTCGGCGCAGGATCGCGGCGTCGGGCTGCGTCGAGCACCTGGAGAAGCTGGCGGAGACGGACGTGGCGGAGGCCAAGAAACTCATCAAGAAGCTGTCGTCGGCCAACAGATTCACAGCCATCTTCGCCGGAATTTGGAGCTCCTGA